A genomic stretch from Pseudomonas sp. MUP55 includes:
- a CDS encoding ABC transporter permease subunit: MTTPTQVSAVDQSLLYPSPYKEFWQAFSKNKGAVAGLLFMLVIVFCAIFAPWVTPHNPSEQYRDFLLTPPAWLEGGQLQFLLGTDELGRDLLSRLIQGSRLSLLIGLSSVVMSLIPGILLGLFAGFFPRVLGPTIMRLMDIMLALPSLLLAVAIVAILGPGLINTVIAIAIVSLPSYVRLTRAAVMGELNRDYVTAARLAGAGLPRLMFITVLPNCMAPLIVQATLSFSSAILDAAALGFLGLGVQPPTPEWGTMLASARDYIERAWWVVSLPGLTILLSVLAINLMGDGLRDALDPKLKNAA, encoded by the coding sequence ATGACCACACCTACTCAAGTGTCAGCAGTCGATCAAAGCCTGCTGTACCCGTCCCCGTACAAAGAATTCTGGCAAGCCTTCTCCAAGAACAAAGGCGCGGTTGCCGGCCTGCTGTTCATGCTGGTAATCGTGTTCTGCGCGATCTTCGCCCCGTGGGTGACCCCGCATAACCCCAGCGAGCAGTACCGCGACTTCCTGCTGACCCCTCCGGCCTGGCTGGAAGGTGGGCAACTGCAGTTCCTGCTGGGCACCGACGAACTGGGCCGCGACCTGCTCTCGCGCCTGATCCAGGGCTCGCGCCTGTCGCTGCTGATCGGTTTGTCGTCGGTGGTGATGTCGCTGATCCCGGGCATCCTGCTGGGTCTGTTCGCCGGGTTCTTCCCGCGCGTGCTGGGCCCGACCATCATGCGCCTGATGGACATCATGCTGGCCCTGCCGTCGCTGCTGCTGGCTGTAGCCATCGTCGCAATCCTCGGCCCTGGCCTGATCAACACCGTGATCGCCATCGCCATCGTGTCGCTGCCGTCCTACGTGCGTCTGACCCGCGCCGCGGTGATGGGCGAACTGAACCGAGACTACGTGACCGCTGCGCGCCTGGCCGGTGCCGGCCTGCCGCGCCTGATGTTCATCACCGTGCTGCCCAACTGCATGGCGCCGCTGATCGTCCAAGCGACCTTGAGCTTTTCGTCGGCAATTCTCGATGCCGCCGCCCTGGGCTTCCTCGGCCTTGGCGTACAACCGCCAACCCCGGAGTGGGGCACCATGCTGGCTTCGGCCCGCGACTACATCGAACGCGCCTGGTGGGTAGTGAGCCTGCCTGGCTTGACCATTTTGCTCAGCGTGCTGGCAATCAACTTGATGGGTGACGGCCTGCGCGACGCGCTGGACCCGAAACTCAAGAACGCCGCCTGA